From the Leptospira biflexa serovar Patoc strain 'Patoc 1 (Paris)' genome, one window contains:
- the pgsW gene encoding poly-gamma-glutamate system protein, whose amino-acid sequence MTKIYWSPWKHSRIALFLLAILGILGLLLIESCKVKKEQPYFKKKLHAAKLAERAFQILKPELLKHKKPDYKEFDPTNSGLIGEFLTPVTSNSGSLPAKQTSINPNFAAVMVQFLKKAKVEEGDTVAVAISGSFPALNICLFAALDTLKLKPIIISSASASQFGANHPQMLWLDMEKDLESSGIFSFRSSYASLGGIQDKAAGTSKEGKELLVRALQRNQVKLLDPIHFEDSIEKRLKYYDELSQGKPIKLFINVGGGTTILGTSLGKQVFKNGLITDLPEEVHIPNSVIKSFLERETPVINFIQIESLARKFGLPQAPKKIPKPGEGKVFYSEEYNPYLYVSVFLFLLIGLYGVTRLGWGENEEDRYLPKTLRSR is encoded by the coding sequence ATGACAAAAATTTATTGGTCACCTTGGAAACACTCTCGAATTGCATTGTTTTTACTTGCAATCCTTGGTATTTTGGGTTTACTTCTCATCGAATCTTGTAAGGTAAAAAAAGAACAACCCTACTTCAAAAAAAAATTACATGCTGCAAAACTTGCAGAACGTGCGTTCCAAATCTTAAAACCAGAACTTTTAAAACATAAAAAACCTGATTATAAAGAGTTTGATCCTACCAACTCAGGTCTCATCGGAGAATTCTTAACACCTGTTACAAGCAATAGTGGTTCATTACCTGCTAAACAAACTTCCATCAATCCAAATTTTGCGGCAGTGATGGTACAATTTTTAAAAAAAGCAAAAGTAGAAGAAGGAGATACTGTTGCTGTTGCCATTTCTGGTTCGTTTCCAGCATTAAACATTTGTTTGTTTGCAGCGTTAGATACACTCAAACTAAAACCTATCATCATCTCAAGTGCCTCTGCTTCACAATTTGGAGCAAACCATCCACAAATGTTATGGCTCGATATGGAGAAAGATTTGGAATCCTCTGGCATTTTTTCCTTTCGATCGAGTTACGCATCTTTAGGAGGCATCCAAGACAAAGCCGCCGGAACATCCAAAGAAGGGAAAGAACTTTTGGTACGTGCCTTACAACGGAACCAAGTAAAACTCTTAGATCCAATCCACTTTGAAGACTCCATAGAAAAACGATTGAAATACTATGATGAACTGTCTCAAGGAAAACCAATCAAACTTTTCATCAATGTCGGAGGTGGAACCACCATACTTGGAACCAGTTTAGGCAAACAAGTATTCAAAAATGGACTCATCACCGATTTGCCAGAAGAAGTGCACATCCCAAATTCCGTGATCAAATCGTTTTTGGAACGAGAAACACCAGTCATCAACTTCATCCAAATTGAATCATTGGCAAGAAAGTTTGGTCTCCCTCAGGCTCCCAAAAAAATTCCAAAACCTGGCGAAGGAAAGGTATTTTATTCAGAAGAATACAACCCTTACCTTTATGTTTCTGTTTTCCTATTTTTGCTCATTGGATTGTATGGTGTCACGAGACTCGGTTGGGGTGAAAACGAAGAAGATCGTTATCTCCCAAAGACCTTACGTTCTAGGTAA
- the pgsC gene encoding poly-gamma-glutamate biosynthesis protein PgsC, whose translation MNEILPLSIGLSLVISLVFSELFGILGTGLVVPGYLALSLNHPKNMALTFFIAFLSFICVEILSKFLLIFGKRKIVFILLFGYFFGYLLNYQILPEIDLAYLSEVRGIGFIIPGLIAVWYERQGVLETTSVLILAAIFVKILLIFLLGNELESL comes from the coding sequence ATGAATGAAATTCTCCCGTTGTCGATTGGACTGAGTTTAGTCATCAGTTTGGTATTTTCTGAATTGTTTGGTATTTTAGGTACAGGTCTCGTTGTGCCAGGTTATCTTGCTTTATCACTCAATCATCCCAAAAACATGGCACTAACATTTTTCATTGCTTTTTTATCCTTTATTTGTGTTGAGATTCTTTCAAAATTTCTATTGATCTTTGGAAAGAGAAAAATCGTCTTTATTCTGTTATTCGGTTATTTTTTCGGATACTTACTCAACTATCAAATTTTACCTGAAATAGATTTGGCTTACTTATCGGAAGTGAGAGGGATTGGATTTATCATTCCAGGTCTCATAGCAGTTTGGTATGAAAGACAAGGTGTTTTAGAAACAACTTCGGTACTTATCTTAGCCGCGATTTTTGTGAAAATCCTTTTGATTTTTCTTTTAGGTAATGAGTTAGAAAGCCTATGA
- the pgsB gene encoding poly-gamma-glutamate synthase PgsB — protein sequence MKPNATLFFLIILVLILYYTIEVILHKRTLKKFKHRIHVNGTRGKSSVTRLIRAGLASSGSLVFAKTTGTLARMIFPDGSEKSISRFGKPTILEQIKILKKANESGASIVILECMALEPRYQWASEGQILQSDIGVITNIREDHLEVMGPNLIDVAKTLLSACPVNGTLVVGPSEFEDKIENVCLDRKTKSILIKEAEIESITDEEILKFPYWEHKENVYLALKVCSLLGVERNKALEAMWKVTPDPGALSVLPIHFFGKDFIYVNAMAANDPSSTKFIWTSTLNRYPQIQKRFILFHTREDRPERTKQLTKEIANWGDYDAVILIGTSTSLAFQYLKSFSQADVPIYLWEHLSLDGIFESLLSILPKQSLVFGIGNIVGLGMELSLYLKNRSEQTYE from the coding sequence ATGAAACCAAATGCCACTTTATTTTTTCTCATCATTTTGGTTTTGATCCTTTATTACACCATCGAAGTGATTTTACACAAACGCACGTTAAAAAAATTCAAACATAGAATCCATGTCAATGGGACAAGAGGAAAATCGAGTGTAACAAGGTTAATACGAGCAGGACTTGCCTCTTCTGGAAGTTTGGTTTTTGCAAAAACAACTGGAACTTTGGCTCGCATGATTTTTCCTGATGGATCTGAAAAATCAATCTCTCGATTTGGAAAACCAACTATCTTAGAACAAATCAAAATCCTAAAAAAGGCAAATGAATCTGGGGCAAGCATTGTGATTTTGGAATGTATGGCCTTGGAACCGCGTTACCAATGGGCAAGTGAGGGCCAAATTCTACAATCTGATATCGGAGTCATCACAAACATAAGGGAAGACCATCTGGAAGTGATGGGACCAAATCTAATTGATGTCGCCAAAACATTGTTATCTGCATGTCCCGTCAATGGGACTTTGGTTGTTGGACCAAGTGAATTTGAGGATAAAATCGAAAATGTATGTTTGGATCGTAAAACAAAATCAATCCTTATCAAAGAAGCTGAGATTGAATCCATCACTGATGAGGAAATTTTAAAGTTCCCGTATTGGGAACACAAAGAAAATGTATATCTTGCTCTCAAAGTTTGTTCCTTACTCGGAGTCGAACGAAACAAAGCATTAGAGGCAATGTGGAAAGTCACACCGGATCCGGGAGCTCTTTCGGTTTTACCCATTCATTTTTTTGGTAAGGATTTCATATACGTGAATGCAATGGCGGCAAATGACCCAAGTAGTACAAAATTCATTTGGACATCCACACTCAATCGATACCCTCAGATTCAAAAACGATTCATTTTATTCCATACTCGCGAGGATCGACCAGAACGAACCAAACAATTGACGAAAGAAATTGCCAATTGGGGTGATTATGATGCCGTGATTTTAATTGGTACCTCTACATCATTAGCTTTCCAATATTTAAAATCCTTCTCGCAAGCAGATGTTCCAATTTATCTTTGGGAACACTTAAGTTTAGACGGAATCTTTGAATCTTTACTTTCTATCCTTCCGAAACAATCTTTGGTATTTGGTATAGGGAATATTGTTGGACTTGGAATGGAATTGTCTTTATATCTAAAAAATAGGTCAGAACAAACGTATGAATGA
- a CDS encoding SpoIIE family protein phosphatase, whose translation MSIRYKFLLILSVSQILLVIALTTSFAYLLQSVKNIPQTQRAEDLSRNFQRELEFKEEKLRLLLEEITFNARTREILERGLSDRSVLQRELPYLQQILRRYGLSIFELGDNQGKVVFRVHRPKDFGDDKKNQPIIQNALNGQATAALEDGHSGLGFRLAAPLFGRGTLLIGQVVDDSFTKTISKDNRIHLAIFQEGKVKTIGSDMIRMVMNENPNLLTEEQRFHFQDKPYYLVKIPYSGSSQTVKQLVFHVMIDENEVESKTWKIWSFFVVASLVLCGIIFLISFLFSRDMVEAIKLLTTAMVDLDQWKPETLPTHRSDEIGQMGRVFVEMKEELAEHQNHLEEMVHQRTRELNETLSEMQKLKEKQDGDYFLTSLLIKPLKGSFAKSETVSIQIFERQMKQFQFRNKQSEIGGDLSVSDSIYLMGKKYTVFLNADAMGKSIQGAGGALVMGTVFKSIITRTQKLRYMQDRHPERWLKECFQEVHNVFISFDGHMLLSAILGLVDEETGTLYYINAEHPWIVLYRDGVASFLENEHSLRKIGFTEMSGDEVVIQIYPLRPGDVLVLGSDGRDDLFVGQSGGNRMINDDETVFLKHVSEGNGDLTEICRVMMLFGELTDDLSLMRISFLEEVAHAAKESTKNNTYYKMLGEGIQSYRDGEWNHAIYALEIALESEPDDLYCLRELSKLYMKSKDYEKAIGLANRYLQLNPGDTDFLFYIAYAHKQKRDFVLATDYAERLRYRDPKNFNNLLLLAEILMHRRDIERSKEVLLALQEMSPENPKLLKLKNFWKKMVTTSVT comes from the coding sequence ATGAGCATACGTTACAAATTCTTATTAATATTGAGTGTGAGTCAAATTCTTCTTGTAATTGCTCTCACGACTAGTTTTGCCTATTTACTGCAATCGGTAAAAAACATCCCACAAACCCAAAGGGCAGAAGACTTATCTCGGAATTTTCAAAGAGAACTAGAGTTTAAAGAGGAAAAACTCAGATTATTATTAGAAGAAATTACGTTCAATGCGAGAACTAGAGAAATTTTAGAAAGAGGACTGAGCGATCGTTCCGTATTACAAAGAGAACTACCTTATTTACAACAGATTTTAAGACGTTATGGTCTTTCCATTTTTGAACTGGGAGACAACCAAGGAAAGGTGGTCTTTCGGGTCCACAGGCCAAAAGATTTTGGGGATGATAAAAAAAACCAACCCATCATTCAAAATGCATTAAACGGCCAAGCAACAGCAGCATTGGAAGATGGACATAGTGGACTTGGGTTTCGTTTGGCAGCACCACTTTTTGGCCGAGGGACACTTCTCATTGGACAAGTTGTGGATGATAGTTTCACCAAAACCATCTCCAAAGACAATCGGATCCACTTAGCTATTTTCCAAGAAGGGAAAGTGAAAACAATTGGATCGGATATGATTCGGATGGTGATGAATGAAAATCCAAACTTACTGACCGAGGAACAAAGGTTTCATTTCCAAGATAAACCTTATTACTTAGTGAAAATTCCTTATTCAGGCAGTTCACAAACAGTCAAACAACTTGTATTTCATGTGATGATTGATGAAAACGAAGTAGAATCAAAAACATGGAAAATTTGGTCCTTTTTTGTTGTCGCATCACTCGTATTATGTGGTATTATATTTTTAATTTCCTTTTTGTTTTCAAGAGACATGGTGGAAGCAATCAAACTTTTAACGACGGCAATGGTAGATTTAGACCAATGGAAACCTGAAACCTTACCCACTCATCGAAGTGATGAGATCGGACAAATGGGTAGAGTTTTTGTCGAAATGAAAGAAGAGTTGGCGGAACACCAAAATCATTTGGAAGAGATGGTACATCAAAGGACAAGAGAGTTAAATGAAACTCTCTCTGAAATGCAAAAATTGAAAGAAAAACAAGATGGTGATTATTTTCTCACATCTTTACTCATCAAACCCTTAAAAGGTTCTTTTGCAAAATCCGAAACAGTTTCCATTCAAATCTTTGAAAGACAAATGAAGCAGTTCCAGTTTCGAAATAAACAATCGGAGATTGGCGGAGATTTATCTGTCTCAGATTCCATTTATCTTATGGGTAAAAAATATACTGTATTTCTAAATGCAGATGCTATGGGTAAATCCATCCAAGGAGCAGGTGGTGCCTTGGTGATGGGGACAGTTTTTAAATCTATCATCACTCGTACACAAAAACTGAGGTACATGCAAGACAGACACCCTGAACGATGGTTAAAGGAATGTTTCCAAGAAGTACATAATGTATTTATCAGTTTCGATGGGCACATGTTATTATCAGCTATTTTAGGTTTGGTGGATGAGGAAACAGGTACTTTATATTACATCAATGCAGAACACCCTTGGATTGTTTTGTACCGCGATGGAGTAGCCAGTTTCTTAGAAAACGAACATTCTTTACGTAAGATTGGATTTACGGAAATGAGTGGTGATGAAGTGGTCATTCAAATTTATCCACTGCGGCCTGGGGATGTGTTGGTTTTAGGATCAGATGGTCGGGACGATTTATTTGTTGGTCAATCTGGTGGAAATCGGATGATCAATGACGATGAAACTGTATTTTTAAAGCATGTATCGGAAGGGAATGGAGATTTAACAGAGATTTGTCGTGTGATGATGCTTTTTGGTGAACTGACGGATGATTTGAGTTTGATGCGTATTTCTTTCTTAGAAGAAGTAGCGCATGCTGCCAAGGAATCTACAAAAAATAATACATATTATAAAATGTTGGGTGAAGGAATTCAATCATATCGTGATGGAGAATGGAATCATGCGATTTATGCATTAGAAATTGCTTTGGAATCTGAACCTGATGATTTGTATTGTTTAAGAGAATTGTCGAAACTTTATATGAAATCGAAAGATTATGAGAAGGCAATAGGCCTTGCCAATCGTTATTTACAACTAAATCCAGGTGATACAGATTTTTTATTTTACATTGCGTATGCTCATAAACAAAAACGAGATTTTGTACTCGCAACGGATTATGCAGAAAGACTGAGATATAGAGATCCTAAAAATTTTAACAACTTACTTTTACTTGCAGAAATTTTAATGCATAGAAGGGATATCGAACGCTCCAAAGAAGTATTACTTGCACTGCAAGAAATGTCACCAGAAAATCCCAAATTATTGAAACTAAAAAACTTTTGGAAAAAAATGGTCACAACATCGGTCACCTAA
- a CDS encoding STAS domain-containing protein, with amino-acid sequence MEYTESKSNGIVVLKLFGNLDMLNAGILKERIKESASQSEHRFIFDLEGVSFIDSSGFGLIMSLNDKLTELGGGLRIVNVSKTIRQIFRISKISSVIQIFESTEEAIQSFLP; translated from the coding sequence ATGGAATATACAGAATCTAAATCTAACGGAATTGTAGTCCTTAAATTGTTTGGCAACTTAGATATGTTAAATGCCGGCATTTTGAAAGAAAGGATCAAAGAATCTGCGTCCCAATCCGAACATCGATTTATTTTTGACTTAGAAGGAGTCAGTTTCATCGACTCTTCTGGATTTGGGCTCATCATGTCCCTCAACGACAAACTAACAGAATTAGGTGGTGGACTCAGGATTGTGAATGTATCCAAAACCATCCGCCAGATCTTCCGCATCTCTAAAATTTCTTCCGTCATTCAAATTTTTGAATCAACGGAAGAAGCCATCCAGTCCTTTTTACCTTAA
- a CDS encoding serine hydrolase domain-containing protein, with product MTKWIFTFLLFSFTFLNCSEDGIGSFSEETKEKIRKKIKQEGFQGVVLISQDDTVLFRETISTGKRRKRSQLFKKNNFPLGESSKLFTTFLIHRLEKDQKLSLKDPVQKHLKWFPHSKITIEHLLRHTSGLPKIIEFLPNLDTEGSKFNREDIKKSYLESNLKPNFSPGEYWKYSRLDYFFLAYLIESITSKSFPTVVKQEIFEPLGMKHSQVDSNDILLGNSGILSTPEDLLLFAETISKTKYISKEGKDSIIKKTVLADAIAEDPISFGEGVYVGDYFYWTYGKKKGISNFIYHDLKSRILITIVSPYGGSKGDLSSIKSTLTEIIFEAKKLNFKKRTGSPNEVYIEDLMKQEHVPSLGIAIYKNYNLHWKKMYGTKIQQTLFRAGSLSKTMTATATLRLVETGQLDLYSNWIGKLKQYKVSVPKGKKRSLVNLDLLLSHTSGLTEKGNWDDPINSDKKHLKDLKDTNATKGNGLKLYYKPGTKSRYSGGGFSIVQEILTDRTGKPFPTLMEEIVFQPLHMKRSTFKQNLTEADDRCDGFDETGKLLPEKKFVTPELSSGGLWTTPEEIGTVFSEVAKAKQGRSQFLSKESAEYLLSPKMSAASLTVHALVAHGFFLNRTGKTEYFFHGGHTKGHKSLAIFNAEKGYGVVIMTNSENGSKLIWRILRTISVDEKWDKFVN from the coding sequence ATGACCAAATGGATATTCACCTTTCTTCTGTTCAGTTTTACTTTTCTCAACTGTTCAGAAGATGGAATTGGATCTTTCTCAGAAGAAACCAAAGAAAAAATACGTAAAAAAATCAAACAAGAAGGATTCCAAGGAGTTGTCCTGATCTCCCAAGATGATACCGTTTTGTTTCGCGAAACGATTTCAACAGGGAAACGTAGAAAACGATCGCAACTCTTTAAAAAAAATAATTTTCCGTTGGGAGAATCTAGCAAACTATTCACAACTTTTTTAATCCATCGATTGGAGAAAGATCAAAAATTATCCCTCAAAGATCCTGTTCAAAAACATTTAAAATGGTTTCCCCATTCTAAAATCACCATTGAACATCTGTTAAGACATACATCAGGATTACCAAAAATCATTGAATTTTTACCAAATTTGGATACGGAAGGATCCAAGTTCAACCGCGAAGATATTAAAAAATCATACTTAGAATCAAATTTAAAACCAAACTTTAGTCCGGGAGAATACTGGAAGTACAGCCGGTTGGATTATTTTTTTTTGGCTTATCTCATCGAATCCATCACGTCAAAATCATTTCCCACTGTTGTGAAACAGGAAATTTTCGAACCTTTAGGAATGAAACATTCTCAAGTAGACTCAAACGACATTTTATTAGGAAATAGTGGGATTCTCAGCACACCAGAAGATTTACTACTCTTTGCAGAAACAATTTCAAAAACAAAATATATTTCAAAGGAAGGAAAAGATTCAATCATCAAAAAAACAGTGTTAGCTGATGCGATAGCAGAAGATCCAATCTCTTTTGGAGAAGGGGTATATGTTGGTGATTATTTTTATTGGACATACGGGAAAAAGAAAGGAATCTCAAACTTTATCTACCATGACCTTAAAAGTAGAATTTTGATAACCATCGTAAGTCCTTATGGTGGAAGCAAAGGAGATTTATCCTCTATCAAATCCACTTTAACCGAAATCATCTTTGAAGCAAAAAAATTAAATTTCAAAAAAAGAACTGGGTCACCAAACGAAGTATATATTGAAGACCTAATGAAACAAGAACATGTGCCATCTCTTGGAATCGCCATTTATAAAAATTATAACTTACATTGGAAAAAAATGTATGGTACAAAAATACAACAGACTCTTTTTCGAGCGGGTTCCTTATCTAAAACGATGACAGCAACGGCAACATTACGTTTGGTTGAAACGGGACAATTGGATTTATATTCTAACTGGATTGGAAAACTAAAACAGTACAAAGTGTCCGTTCCAAAAGGAAAAAAAAGAAGTTTGGTGAACTTAGACTTACTTTTATCTCATACCAGTGGATTAACAGAAAAAGGAAATTGGGACGACCCTATCAATTCAGATAAAAAACACTTAAAAGACCTAAAAGATACCAATGCCACCAAAGGGAATGGTTTAAAATTGTATTACAAACCAGGCACCAAATCTAGATACTCGGGAGGAGGATTTAGCATCGTCCAAGAGATCTTGACGGATCGTACGGGAAAACCTTTCCCCACACTTATGGAAGAAATTGTATTCCAACCTTTACATATGAAACGTAGTACCTTCAAACAGAACCTAACGGAAGCAGATGATCGTTGTGATGGTTTTGATGAAACAGGAAAACTTTTACCTGAAAAAAAATTCGTAACACCTGAATTGTCTTCAGGAGGTCTTTGGACTACTCCAGAGGAGATTGGAACCGTTTTTAGCGAAGTGGCAAAGGCAAAACAAGGTCGTTCCCAATTTCTCAGTAAGGAATCTGCCGAATACCTTCTGTCTCCCAAAATGAGTGCTGCCAGTTTGACCGTCCATGCCTTAGTCGCTCACGGATTCTTTTTGAATCGAACCGGAAAAACAGAATATTTCTTCCATGGAGGCCATACAAAGGGACATAAGTCTCTTGCCATCTTCAATGCGGAAAAAGGGTACGGAGTGGTCATTATGACCAATTCAGAGAATGGGTCGAAACTGATTTGGAGGATCCTCCGGACCATTTCTGTAGATGAAAAATGGGATAAGTTTGTGAATTAA
- the gpmI gene encoding 2,3-bisphosphoglycerate-independent phosphoglycerate mutase codes for MLTLKKHPNGPLTKQVLLIVLDGVGYTEQGYQNGNAVAKANMPVLKGLWENHPTVLLKAHGTAVGMPSDEDMGNSEVGHNVLGSGRIFDQGAKLVSQSIENGSLFQGPIWKKMVSNCIQNESNFHFLGLFSDGNVHSHIHHLKALIDQAIKENIKKIRLHILLDGRDVPEKSALDYLIPFETYLETYRKAGIDICIASGGGRMELTMDRYDADWSMVERGWNHHVEGEGRIFASAKEAIETFRTENPSVIDQYLPGFVIGDSIGDPIGKILDNDSVVFFNFRGDRSIEISRAFTEENLTQLNRKRFPKVEFAGMMQYDGDLFIPKQYLVAPPAIDRTMGEYFANEGIAQYALSETQKFGHVTFFWNGNKSGYFNQNLETYEEIKSDIIPFDQKPEMKAKEITDNLVLALTSHKFPFLRVNYANGDMVGHTGNMDATVKGLEYLDLCLDRIKKICDETNTVLCITADHGNADEMYQLDKKGNAQTAKDGKPVPKTSHTLNPVQFVLYDPQGKIQLNSTITEKGLANVAATMMDLLGFIAPDGYHPSLINRN; via the coding sequence ATGTTAACTCTTAAAAAACATCCAAACGGTCCGCTTACCAAACAAGTTTTACTCATCGTTTTAGATGGTGTGGGTTATACAGAACAAGGATATCAAAATGGGAATGCAGTGGCAAAAGCCAATATGCCTGTTTTAAAGGGGTTATGGGAAAACCATCCTACTGTTTTATTAAAAGCACATGGAACTGCCGTGGGTATGCCAAGTGACGAAGACATGGGAAACTCAGAAGTGGGCCATAATGTTTTGGGCTCAGGACGTATCTTTGACCAAGGTGCAAAACTTGTATCACAATCCATAGAGAACGGCAGTTTGTTCCAAGGCCCCATTTGGAAAAAAATGGTTTCCAATTGTATCCAAAACGAGTCCAATTTTCACTTCCTTGGTTTATTTTCAGATGGGAATGTGCATAGCCACATTCACCACCTAAAAGCACTCATCGACCAAGCAATTAAAGAAAATATCAAAAAAATCAGGCTTCACATTCTCTTAGATGGAAGAGATGTCCCCGAAAAATCAGCGTTAGACTATCTCATTCCATTCGAAACATATTTGGAAACATACAGAAAAGCTGGCATCGATATATGCATCGCTTCTGGCGGTGGTCGTATGGAGTTAACCATGGACCGTTATGATGCGGATTGGTCTATGGTTGAACGTGGTTGGAACCACCATGTGGAAGGAGAAGGAAGAATATTTGCCTCTGCAAAAGAAGCCATCGAAACCTTTCGTACAGAAAACCCATCTGTCATTGACCAATACCTTCCCGGTTTTGTGATTGGTGATTCAATTGGAGATCCAATTGGAAAAATTTTAGACAATGACTCTGTCGTGTTTTTTAACTTTAGAGGGGACAGGTCAATTGAAATCTCAAGAGCCTTTACAGAAGAAAACTTAACTCAATTGAACCGCAAACGTTTTCCAAAAGTTGAATTTGCTGGTATGATGCAATATGATGGAGATCTTTTTATCCCCAAACAATACTTAGTTGCTCCTCCAGCTATCGACCGAACCATGGGAGAATATTTTGCCAACGAAGGGATTGCTCAATATGCCCTTTCAGAAACTCAAAAATTTGGCCATGTTACTTTTTTTTGGAATGGAAACAAATCAGGTTACTTCAATCAAAACCTTGAAACTTACGAAGAAATTAAGTCTGATATCATTCCTTTTGATCAAAAACCAGAAATGAAGGCAAAAGAAATTACCGATAACTTAGTACTTGCTCTCACGTCTCATAAATTCCCTTTCCTTCGTGTCAACTATGCTAACGGAGATATGGTGGGCCATACTGGAAACATGGATGCCACAGTCAAAGGTTTAGAATACTTAGACCTTTGTTTGGATCGAATCAAAAAAATCTGTGATGAAACCAATACTGTTTTGTGTATCACAGCCGATCATGGGAATGCGGATGAAATGTACCAACTGGATAAAAAGGGAAATGCACAAACTGCCAAAGACGGTAAACCCGTTCCCAAAACAAGTCACACACTCAATCCCGTACAATTTGTACTTTATGACCCACAAGGGAAGATCCAACTCAATTCAACAATCACCGAAAAAGGTCTTGCGAACGTGGCGGCGACGATGATGGATTTGTTGGGTTTTATTGCTCCAGATGGGTACCACCCGAGTCTAATCAATAGAAATTAA